From a single Labrenzia sp. PHM005 genomic region:
- a CDS encoding DNA polymerase III subunit delta' produces the protein MARKAEPVETPEVDALPGIPLPHERSRLIGHGQTEQALLDAYRSERLHHAWILGGPKGIGKATLAFRFAKFVLAHPDRFGSQTAMATDLSIPEDHPVARQIAAGGHPNILHLRRPWDDKGKRFKADLPVDEVRRTVNFFGTTASARAWRVCIVDAADDMNSSSANALLKILEEPPERCLFLVLSHAPGRLLPTIRSRCRRLDMVPLSATDIANGLRELSPAGLPDAAGLNEISETADGSLRAALTLLAGDGLAIAQGTRKLAENASQMDLKALHTLSDLVAARGQSDNWESFQHVAENWLHGQMRRSLTAGTGIAYRYVSLWEKTQKAISDSDALNLDRKQVVLDFFLNLRKLQQG, from the coding sequence GTGGCGCGCAAGGCAGAACCCGTTGAGACGCCTGAAGTTGATGCGCTGCCCGGCATTCCCTTGCCGCACGAACGCAGCCGGTTGATTGGTCACGGCCAGACTGAACAAGCTTTGCTAGATGCCTATCGGTCTGAGCGCTTGCATCACGCCTGGATCCTTGGCGGTCCAAAAGGCATCGGCAAGGCAACACTTGCCTTCCGGTTTGCCAAATTTGTCCTTGCCCATCCAGACCGGTTCGGCAGCCAAACGGCGATGGCAACGGATCTCAGTATTCCCGAAGATCACCCTGTCGCCCGGCAGATCGCGGCCGGGGGACATCCCAACATCTTACACCTGCGCCGCCCATGGGATGACAAGGGAAAACGCTTCAAGGCGGATCTCCCTGTGGATGAGGTGCGCCGGACGGTCAATTTCTTCGGAACAACGGCGTCCGCCCGGGCTTGGCGTGTCTGTATTGTTGATGCTGCAGATGACATGAATTCCAGTTCTGCCAATGCCTTATTGAAAATACTTGAAGAACCACCTGAACGGTGTTTGTTCCTGGTTCTAAGCCATGCTCCAGGCCGGCTTTTGCCAACGATCCGCTCCCGCTGCCGGCGCCTGGACATGGTGCCGCTGTCCGCAACCGACATCGCAAACGGATTGCGGGAACTGTCTCCTGCCGGCCTACCGGATGCTGCAGGATTAAACGAAATCTCAGAAACAGCGGACGGGAGTTTACGCGCCGCGTTGACGCTTCTGGCCGGAGATGGCCTTGCGATCGCGCAGGGCACGCGCAAGCTTGCAGAAAATGCGTCCCAAATGGATCTGAAAGCGCTGCATACCCTGTCGGATCTTGTCGCAGCGCGCGGGCAATCCGATAACTGGGAGAGTTTCCAGCATGTTGCCGAAAACTGGCTGCACGGTCAGATGCGCCGCTCGCTTACCGCTGGAACTGGGATCGCCTACCGCTATGTATCCTTGTGGGAGAAAACCCAAAAAGCCATCTCCGATAGCGACGCGCTCAACCTGGATCGAAAACAGGTCGTTCTCGACTTCTTCTTAAACCTAAGGAAGCTTCAACAAGGATAA
- a CDS encoding regulatory protein RecX — protein sequence MPAERHYKKPTEERLLRAAVHYLERFASTEANLRKVLDRKVYRACQALDLDPGDFAEMLDTIVEKCVRTGMVNDLGFAEMKFASLRRRGQSKKKIEAQLRAKGVPPQILETVLAEDTSDELDAAARYAKRRRFGPFADPAKRADRRTKDLAAMCRAGFDYETARRVIDGDVDELTNET from the coding sequence ATGCCGGCTGAACGGCATTACAAAAAACCAACTGAAGAGCGCTTACTCAGAGCCGCAGTTCATTATCTGGAACGATTTGCGTCCACCGAAGCCAATTTGCGAAAAGTTCTGGACCGTAAGGTTTACCGGGCTTGTCAGGCTCTAGACTTGGATCCTGGCGATTTCGCAGAGATGCTCGACACCATCGTTGAGAAATGCGTGCGCACCGGCATGGTCAATGACCTGGGTTTCGCCGAAATGAAATTCGCAAGCCTGCGCCGTAGAGGTCAATCCAAAAAGAAGATCGAAGCGCAGCTCAGAGCCAAAGGCGTTCCGCCGCAGATCTTGGAGACGGTTCTGGCGGAAGACACATCCGATGAATTGGACGCCGCAGCTCGATACGCCAAACGCCGGCGCTTCGGACCGTTCGCAGACCCGGCCAAACGCGCGGACCGCCGAACAAAAGATCTCGCAGCCATGTGCCGGGCTGGATTTGATTATGAGACCGCACGGCGTGTAATCGACGGTGATGTTGATGAGTTGACCAACGAGACCTGA
- a CDS encoding ABC transporter permease, with product MADSGPVLSVHGLNVYYGSSHALQGVDIALDQGVHAVLGRNGMGKTTLCNAIMGLVPVQSGSIRFDGRDITGLAPNRIASMGIGYTPQGRRLWPSLSVDEHLRLCAKAKSAWSVERIYETFPRLAERRNNGGGQLSGGEQQMLAIARALLPGPRLLVMDEPTEGLAPVIVDQVVELLCQLEAEREVSVLLIEQNLAVATSCAEDVSIMVNGQIKHVLGTAELAADRQLQERLLGVGRHSHDGDNGSSETSQITRQQSPSRKTPAVSKASNSVPEARAVPLNDYTPPPRWSADSWKDQEAPVKHSPNSNGQIPEAVKTAPKPTSLGDVIIVAGTFDTKAPELNFLRERLLAQRLPVRTVDLSTSGKPSSADIPPHHVAAFHPHGAAGVFTGDRGTAVAAMADAFEAWVKSAQGIRGMISAAGSGGTSLVTPAMRAMAVGVPKMMISTVASGDVGQYVGPSDIMMMYSVTDVQGINRISAQVLANGANALAGAVNYARSSPLEIENSKPPIGLTMFGVTTQCVQSIVSDLEDSYECLVFHATGTGGQSMEKLADSGMLTGVLDITTTEVCDMMMGGVMPATEDRFGAVIRSRIPYVGSVGALDMVNWHARRTVPDKYRDRLFYEHNPQVTLMRTTVEENRKMGRWIAERLNQMTGPVRFLLPLKGVSALDAAGQPFDDASARQALFDAIRGTFVSASNRKLIEIDNNINDPEFKRAAVAAFAEIAEGRTAPNAKI from the coding sequence ATGGCTGATTCCGGTCCGGTCCTGTCTGTTCATGGGCTCAATGTCTATTACGGTTCTTCCCACGCGCTTCAAGGTGTTGATATTGCGCTTGATCAGGGGGTGCATGCCGTCCTTGGCCGCAACGGCATGGGAAAGACAACGCTGTGCAACGCAATCATGGGGCTTGTACCCGTTCAATCCGGGTCGATCCGCTTTGATGGCCGGGACATAACCGGTCTGGCGCCGAACCGAATTGCCTCAATGGGCATCGGATATACGCCGCAAGGACGGCGGCTCTGGCCATCCTTGAGCGTTGACGAACATCTCCGGCTCTGTGCAAAAGCAAAATCGGCCTGGTCTGTTGAGCGTATCTACGAAACGTTTCCAAGACTGGCGGAGCGGCGGAACAATGGCGGTGGACAGTTGTCCGGCGGCGAGCAGCAAATGCTGGCGATTGCCCGTGCTCTTTTGCCGGGGCCGCGTCTTCTGGTGATGGACGAGCCCACTGAAGGCCTCGCACCAGTGATTGTTGATCAGGTCGTCGAACTGCTTTGTCAGCTTGAAGCCGAGCGCGAAGTCTCCGTCCTTTTGATCGAACAGAACCTCGCCGTTGCAACGTCATGTGCCGAAGACGTTTCAATCATGGTCAACGGCCAAATCAAACACGTGCTTGGCACTGCGGAACTTGCAGCGGACCGGCAATTGCAGGAGCGCTTGTTAGGGGTAGGGCGGCATTCACATGATGGCGACAACGGCTCGTCCGAAACGTCGCAGATTACCCGGCAGCAAAGCCCTTCTCGCAAAACCCCCGCAGTTTCAAAAGCAAGCAACAGCGTGCCGGAAGCCCGTGCAGTCCCGCTTAACGATTACACACCTCCGCCACGATGGTCAGCTGACAGTTGGAAGGATCAAGAAGCTCCAGTGAAACATTCTCCAAATTCAAATGGCCAGATACCTGAAGCCGTAAAAACTGCCCCTAAACCAACATCTTTGGGGGACGTCATCATCGTTGCAGGCACGTTTGACACCAAGGCACCGGAACTAAATTTTCTGCGCGAACGCCTTCTCGCGCAACGCTTGCCGGTTCGCACCGTGGATCTGTCCACATCAGGAAAACCGTCTTCTGCCGACATTCCACCACATCATGTCGCTGCGTTTCATCCGCATGGTGCAGCAGGTGTATTCACCGGTGACCGGGGAACTGCTGTTGCTGCGATGGCCGACGCTTTCGAAGCCTGGGTTAAATCGGCACAGGGGATACGGGGGATGATTTCCGCAGCTGGTTCCGGCGGCACGTCTTTGGTGACACCGGCTATGCGCGCGATGGCTGTTGGTGTGCCCAAAATGATGATCTCTACCGTTGCTTCAGGCGATGTCGGGCAATACGTCGGTCCATCTGACATTATGATGATGTATTCGGTTACGGATGTTCAAGGCATAAACCGCATCTCGGCGCAGGTTCTAGCCAATGGGGCCAATGCCCTGGCCGGTGCAGTCAACTATGCGCGGTCCAGTCCCCTCGAAATTGAGAATTCCAAGCCGCCGATCGGCCTAACAATGTTCGGGGTAACCACTCAGTGCGTCCAGAGCATCGTTTCAGATCTGGAAGATTCTTACGAGTGCCTGGTGTTCCACGCGACCGGGACCGGTGGTCAGTCGATGGAAAAGCTCGCCGACAGCGGCATGCTGACAGGCGTACTTGATATTACGACGACCGAAGTCTGCGACATGATGATGGGCGGCGTGATGCCGGCGACCGAAGACAGGTTTGGCGCAGTCATCCGTTCCAGGATCCCTTACGTCGGCTCGGTCGGTGCACTCGACATGGTCAATTGGCATGCGCGGAGAACCGTACCTGACAAATACAGGGATCGTCTTTTCTACGAACACAATCCGCAAGTGACGCTCATGCGCACGACTGTGGAGGAAAATAGAAAGATGGGCCGCTGGATCGCAGAACGGCTCAATCAGATGACTGGCCCAGTCCGCTTTTTGCTGCCGCTCAAAGGTGTGTCCGCACTGGATGCTGCCGGGCAGCCCTTTGACGATGCATCCGCCCGTCAAGCTCTGTTTGATGCGATCCGGGGAACATTTGTTTCCGCATCGAACCGCAAACTCATTGAAATCGATAACAACATCAACGATCCGGAATTTAAAAGGGCCGCTGTGGCCGCCTTCGCCGAGATCGCAGAAGGGAGGACAGCGCCAAATGCCAAGATTTGA
- a CDS encoding SRPBCC family protein: MVEVFVSSVIPADVDRVWEAVRDFNAMPIWHPLIADSRIETGAPSDQIGCVRNFTLTDGSRIREKLLAQSDLEHSFTYSIVEADIPLQNYVAGMSLFPVTDGGVTYATWTAKFTCPEGQEDELHKMVSNDVFQAGFDTLKQRFS; this comes from the coding sequence ATGGTTGAAGTGTTTGTTTCATCGGTTATTCCGGCTGACGTGGATCGGGTCTGGGAAGCTGTCCGCGACTTCAACGCCATGCCGATTTGGCATCCGTTGATTGCCGACAGCCGGATTGAGACCGGCGCACCGTCCGACCAGATCGGTTGTGTCCGCAATTTCACATTGACTGATGGCAGCCGTATTCGTGAAAAACTGCTCGCTCAATCGGACCTTGAGCACAGTTTCACGTACTCCATCGTGGAGGCAGATATTCCATTGCAAAATTATGTCGCTGGAATGTCTCTCTTTCCGGTCACCGATGGCGGCGTAACCTATGCCACATGGACGGCCAAATTTACATGCCCAGAAGGTCAAGAAGACGAACTACATAAGATGGTTTCCAACGATGTGTTTCAAGCCGGTTTTGACACATTGAAACAAAGATTTAGCTGA
- a CDS encoding ABC transporter ATP-binding protein — protein sequence MERSDALSRLQSSGQYALELEAVSRHFGSLVALADINLAVRAGERRAILGSNGAGKTTLFNAVTGDFPVTTGRIRFFGEDVTSLPAQERIRRGLRRTYQISLLFETMSVRDNLFVACRGVAPNRASLKRSGPSDPAGESAQILAEAVHLAEVLDAPVGTLSYGQQRQLEIGMALAGAPRFILFDEPAAGLSPTERSELVEILTALPPHIGYVIIEHDMDVALRVTERVSMMHNGRVFKEGTPEEIESDPEVQALYLGDSHG from the coding sequence ATGGAACGCAGCGACGCTCTTTCCCGGCTACAGTCTTCAGGGCAATACGCTCTGGAGCTGGAGGCAGTCAGCCGCCATTTCGGTTCTTTGGTGGCTCTCGCGGATATCAATCTTGCAGTGCGAGCCGGAGAGCGCCGTGCCATCCTGGGCTCAAACGGGGCAGGGAAAACGACACTTTTCAATGCGGTGACCGGAGATTTTCCGGTCACTACCGGACGAATCCGGTTTTTTGGAGAAGATGTCACCAGTCTCCCCGCTCAAGAACGGATCCGGCGCGGTTTGCGCCGGACCTATCAGATCTCACTGTTGTTTGAAACCATGAGCGTGCGTGACAATCTCTTCGTCGCCTGCCGGGGCGTGGCGCCGAACAGGGCGTCCCTCAAACGCTCTGGTCCGTCAGACCCAGCCGGTGAGTCAGCACAGATCCTCGCAGAGGCGGTCCACTTGGCAGAAGTTCTCGACGCGCCAGTCGGCACACTCAGCTATGGCCAGCAGCGCCAGCTTGAGATCGGCATGGCACTCGCGGGTGCGCCACGGTTCATATTGTTCGACGAACCGGCTGCCGGGTTGTCTCCAACTGAGCGATCAGAGTTGGTTGAAATCCTAACCGCTCTACCTCCGCATATCGGTTACGTGATCATTGAACACGATATGGATGTGGCACTGAGGGTCACTGAAAGGGTTTCCATGATGCACAACGGCCGGGTCTTCAAGGAAGGAACGCCTGAGGAAATCGAAAGCGACCCGGAAGTGCAAGCGCTCTATCTGGGAGACAGTCATGGCTGA
- the tmk gene encoding dTMP kinase: MQGHFISFEGGEGAGKSTQIARLKTFLENKGKTVVVTREPGGSPGAEKIRNMLLSGEAKDLGPRGEAMLFAAARADHVDTLIKPALERGDWVLCDRYADSTRVYQGEGGVDLEYLKLLETAAVAGIRPELTLLIDVPAEIGMARVQERSKTDASGGPDRFEGEAMQVHERRRQRFLELAEEESHRFAVIDGAKDLGAVETAIREAVEAAFEHVLNPANGTTKVSEEA, translated from the coding sequence GTGCAAGGACATTTCATCAGCTTTGAAGGCGGCGAGGGGGCCGGCAAATCAACCCAGATCGCGCGGCTGAAAACTTTCTTGGAAAACAAAGGAAAAACAGTCGTTGTGACCCGTGAGCCGGGTGGATCGCCGGGTGCTGAAAAAATCCGGAACATGCTTTTATCCGGAGAAGCCAAGGACCTTGGGCCGCGCGGGGAAGCCATGTTGTTTGCCGCTGCCCGTGCAGATCACGTCGACACGCTGATCAAACCCGCTTTGGAGCGCGGGGATTGGGTGCTTTGCGACCGCTATGCCGATTCTACACGTGTCTATCAAGGTGAGGGCGGTGTCGATCTCGAATACCTAAAGCTCCTGGAAACGGCTGCTGTCGCCGGCATCCGGCCGGAACTCACGCTCCTGATCGATGTTCCAGCAGAAATAGGCATGGCCCGGGTCCAAGAGCGTTCAAAGACGGATGCGAGCGGCGGACCTGACCGGTTTGAAGGCGAAGCAATGCAGGTGCATGAACGGCGGCGGCAACGGTTTCTGGAATTGGCGGAAGAAGAATCCCACAGGTTTGCGGTGATTGATGGTGCAAAGGATTTGGGAGCAGTGGAAACTGCCATCCGGGAGGCTGTTGAGGCTGCGTTCGAACACGTATTGAACCCCGCCAACGGCACAACAAAAGTTTCTGAGGAGGCGTAG
- a CDS encoding flotillin family protein: protein MPSTALTLLIGLFVGIVVIVCLLNWFYLRGVSGRAYVRTGFGGRKVMIDSGMLVLPILHQVTPVSLGLSKMALKSEREEGLITSDRMRVDVDAEFFVQVAATPEAAALAAASLGDLTNQPDLLAAFYESEFLGALRSVAAEHTLNGLHENRAGFIDAVQARIAPVLANNGLELSSIAIRNLDQTALEHFNPANSFDAEGLTQLIGTVEERRQLRNSIEQKSAVAIREANLAAEKETLTLERESQLARLEQERDVEKRRAEQGAEIAREQAERSAEAEAARITGTQATNQHEIAAKEEVERSRLASERALDESRILREQERRRLEIERERFIELTKIEKAIAVLSKSVEEAGVRIEAEAQLTAAAKADENVAMAQDLCAAERSAAVSRIEADRDANAEQVLSAAHAEAERLRNEAENILTQDARAGRLRSQLIAKLETVIAETVKPIEKIDGIKLVHMSGGEGGGGRTPTDEVIDSALRYRVQAPMIDELMKEIGVDGANVSKMGDVFRSAKDAQSLAKGIGGNGNVNGAEKQQQKGHDNG, encoded by the coding sequence ATGCCCAGCACAGCTTTAACTCTGCTCATAGGCCTGTTCGTCGGGATCGTTGTAATCGTATGCCTTTTGAATTGGTTTTACCTGCGCGGCGTCTCCGGCCGCGCATATGTGCGCACCGGATTTGGTGGCCGGAAGGTGATGATTGATTCCGGAATGTTGGTTCTTCCAATCCTGCACCAGGTCACTCCCGTCAGCCTTGGCCTGTCAAAAATGGCGCTCAAGTCTGAAAGAGAGGAGGGGCTTATTACATCTGACCGTATGCGTGTTGATGTCGACGCCGAGTTTTTTGTTCAGGTCGCTGCCACGCCCGAAGCAGCCGCATTGGCGGCGGCGTCACTGGGGGATCTGACCAACCAACCGGACTTGCTCGCAGCCTTTTATGAAAGCGAATTTCTGGGTGCATTGCGCTCTGTTGCAGCCGAACACACTTTGAATGGTTTGCATGAAAATCGCGCTGGTTTTATCGACGCTGTTCAGGCGCGCATTGCGCCCGTTCTTGCAAATAACGGACTGGAGCTGTCCAGCATCGCGATCAGAAACCTCGACCAGACAGCCTTGGAGCATTTCAATCCAGCCAACAGTTTCGACGCTGAAGGTTTGACCCAGCTGATCGGCACCGTGGAGGAACGCCGGCAGCTACGCAACTCTATTGAACAGAAATCGGCTGTTGCTATTCGCGAGGCCAATCTGGCGGCAGAAAAAGAAACGCTGACCCTCGAACGAGAAAGCCAACTTGCCCGCCTGGAACAGGAACGCGACGTTGAAAAACGCCGTGCGGAGCAGGGTGCCGAAATAGCCCGCGAACAAGCGGAAAGGTCCGCAGAAGCCGAAGCGGCCCGCATCACCGGCACCCAGGCTACAAATCAGCATGAGATCGCTGCCAAGGAAGAAGTAGAACGGAGCCGTCTGGCTTCAGAACGCGCACTGGATGAAAGCCGAATCCTCCGCGAACAGGAGCGGCGGCGGCTTGAGATCGAGCGGGAGCGGTTCATAGAATTGACGAAAATCGAGAAGGCGATTGCTGTCCTTTCGAAATCCGTCGAGGAAGCTGGCGTTCGCATAGAAGCGGAAGCGCAGCTCACGGCGGCGGCAAAGGCAGACGAGAATGTTGCAATGGCACAAGACCTTTGTGCCGCTGAACGGAGCGCTGCTGTTTCGCGGATTGAGGCCGACCGTGATGCCAATGCGGAACAGGTTCTTTCAGCTGCGCACGCAGAGGCCGAGCGCCTGCGCAACGAAGCTGAGAATATTCTCACACAAGACGCCCGCGCCGGCCGGTTGCGGAGCCAGTTAATCGCCAAACTTGAAACGGTGATCGCCGAAACCGTCAAGCCCATTGAAAAGATCGACGGCATCAAATTGGTGCACATGAGCGGCGGTGAAGGCGGTGGCGGCCGCACGCCAACGGATGAAGTCATCGACAGTGCTCTGCGGTACCGTGTTCAGGCGCCAATGATTGATGAACTGATGAAGGAAATCGGTGTCGATGGCGCCAATGTTTCCAAAATGGGGGATGTTTTCCGCTCAGCAAAAGATGCTCAGAGCCTGGCCAAGGGCATCGGTGGAAATGGCAATGTGAACGGCGCTGAAAAACAACAGCAAAAGGGTCATGACAATGGTTGA
- a CDS encoding MBL fold metallo-hydrolase codes for MTVRLTILGCASSGGVPRIGNDWGLCDPNEPKNRRRRCALLVEKFGDNGCTTVLIDTGPDLRDQLLTADVQRMDAVLYTHAHADHLHGIDDLRAFMVRDRRRIPVYMDAPTFEKAMAAFGYCFETPPGSSYPPILDRHVMTAGEKVAIDGPGGPIEFLPIEVVHGEIPALGFRIGDAAYVPDVSDISSASFKALQGLDLLILDCLRRRPHPSHFNLDDALEWTAELAPKKAIFTNLHNDLDYKALSEELPAGIEPAYDGLQISINAEQDKTAKETAIHAG; via the coding sequence ATGACAGTTCGATTGACGATTTTGGGCTGTGCGTCCTCAGGCGGCGTTCCACGCATTGGTAATGACTGGGGACTGTGCGACCCGAACGAGCCGAAAAACCGGCGCCGGCGCTGTGCACTGCTTGTGGAAAAGTTTGGGGATAACGGGTGCACAACAGTGTTGATAGACACTGGCCCCGATCTGCGCGACCAGTTGCTCACAGCCGATGTCCAGCGGATGGATGCGGTGCTCTATACCCACGCCCATGCGGACCATCTGCACGGCATTGACGACCTTCGGGCCTTCATGGTGCGCGACCGGCGCCGCATTCCCGTTTATATGGATGCGCCGACGTTTGAGAAGGCCATGGCTGCATTCGGCTATTGTTTCGAAACACCGCCAGGCTCAAGTTATCCGCCAATCCTGGACCGGCATGTCATGACGGCCGGGGAAAAGGTTGCGATCGACGGCCCGGGTGGACCGATTGAGTTTTTGCCGATCGAAGTGGTTCACGGGGAAATCCCGGCTTTGGGATTCCGGATTGGCGATGCGGCCTATGTACCGGATGTTTCTGACATTTCCTCTGCCAGCTTCAAAGCTTTGCAAGGCCTAGATCTTCTCATTCTGGATTGTTTGCGGCGCAGACCCCATCCGAGCCATTTTAATCTCGATGATGCGCTGGAATGGACTGCGGAATTAGCACCGAAGAAAGCGATTTTTACAAATCTGCACAATGACTTAGATTATAAGGCCTTATCAGAAGAACTGCCGGCGGGCATTGAACCTGCCTATGATGGCCTTCAGATTTCCATAAACGCTGAGCAAGACAAAACCGCCAAGGAAACGGCCATTCATGCCGGCTGA
- a CDS encoding phosphoenolpyruvate hydrolase family protein: MPRFERAELLSKFQKMKVDGIPIVGGGAGTGLSAKCEEAGGIDLIVIYNSGRYRMAGRGSLSGLLAYGNANEIVMEMASEVLPVTMHTPVLAGVNGTDPFCNFDTYLDDVKRVGFSGIQNFPTVGLIDGTFRANLEETGMSYANEVDLISRARSKQLLTTPYVFSAKDADAMARAGADLIVCHLGLTTGGAIGAETALKLSDCPAMVDEWADAALSVNPDVIILVHGGPVAMPEDAEFILNNTMNCHGFYGASSMERLPAEVALTEQTRAFKAIRATA; the protein is encoded by the coding sequence ATGCCAAGATTTGAACGCGCCGAGTTACTGTCGAAATTCCAGAAGATGAAGGTGGACGGTATCCCGATCGTCGGGGGCGGCGCCGGGACGGGCCTATCAGCAAAATGTGAGGAAGCTGGCGGGATCGATCTGATCGTGATCTATAACTCCGGCCGTTATCGCATGGCAGGGCGGGGCTCTTTGTCAGGGTTGCTTGCCTATGGCAATGCGAATGAAATTGTCATGGAGATGGCGAGTGAAGTCTTGCCGGTTACCATGCATACGCCTGTGCTTGCCGGTGTCAACGGCACCGATCCCTTTTGCAACTTTGACACCTATCTGGACGATGTGAAACGCGTCGGCTTCTCCGGCATTCAGAACTTTCCAACCGTTGGTCTTATTGACGGTACCTTCCGGGCCAACCTTGAAGAGACCGGCATGTCATATGCCAATGAGGTCGATCTCATCTCCCGGGCCAGATCCAAGCAATTGTTGACGACACCATATGTGTTTTCAGCGAAGGACGCCGACGCCATGGCCCGCGCGGGTGCGGACCTAATCGTCTGCCATCTAGGTTTAACGACCGGCGGGGCCATTGGTGCTGAGACAGCGCTGAAACTTTCGGATTGTCCGGCCATGGTGGATGAATGGGCGGACGCCGCTCTTTCGGTAAATCCCGACGTCATTATCCTTGTTCATGGCGGCCCGGTCGCCATGCCAGAGGATGCGGAGTTTATTCTCAATAATACCATGAATTGCCACGGTTTTTACGGTGCTTCGTCCATGGAACGCCTGCCAGCCGAAGTGGCACTGACCGAACAAACGCGTGCTTTCAAGGCGATCCGCGCCACTGCTTGA
- a CDS encoding TatD family hydrolase, protein MLVDSHCHLDFPDFDGERDDLIARAKEAGVEMMVTICTHIRKFDQIRAIAETYPEVYCSVGTHPHNAGTERGIPVDEIVRLSGHPKVVAIGEAGLDYFYDKAPRDAQTEGLRIHIEAARQTGLPLVIHSRDADVDMATILREEMGKGAFPALLHCFSSGRDLAMTGIELGLYVSFSGILTFKKSEELREIARELPADRLLVETDAPYLAPQPRRGKRNEPAYTAMTAEVLAETRGVSKEEIARQTTANFFRLFKKVPKPQTTSLKEAGAA, encoded by the coding sequence ATGTTAGTAGACAGCCATTGCCATCTCGATTTTCCCGATTTTGACGGCGAACGCGATGATCTCATTGCCCGGGCCAAAGAAGCCGGGGTCGAGATGATGGTGACCATTTGCACCCATATCCGAAAATTCGATCAGATCCGTGCCATCGCTGAGACGTATCCGGAAGTTTATTGTTCGGTCGGCACCCATCCGCACAATGCAGGCACTGAACGCGGCATTCCGGTTGATGAAATTGTCCGGCTGTCTGGTCATCCGAAAGTTGTCGCCATTGGCGAAGCCGGTCTCGACTATTTTTACGACAAGGCGCCGAGGGACGCTCAGACGGAAGGCTTGCGCATTCACATTGAAGCCGCACGTCAAACCGGCCTGCCGCTGGTGATCCATTCGCGCGATGCCGATGTGGATATGGCCACCATATTGCGGGAAGAAATGGGGAAGGGGGCATTCCCGGCCCTGCTCCATTGTTTTTCCTCCGGCCGGGATCTCGCGATGACTGGGATTGAACTCGGGCTCTATGTCTCGTTTTCAGGAATCTTGACCTTCAAGAAGTCGGAAGAGTTGCGTGAAATCGCCCGTGAATTGCCTGCCGACCGGTTGCTTGTGGAAACAGATGCGCCCTATTTGGCGCCGCAGCCGCGCCGTGGCAAACGCAATGAGCCGGCCTACACCGCGATGACGGCAGAGGTTCTGGCCGAGACAAGAGGTGTTTCCAAAGAGGAAATTGCCCGCCAGACGACGGCCAATTTCTTCCGTCTTTTCAAGAAAGTACCCAAGCCGCAAACCACCAGTCTCAAGGAGGCTGGGGCAGCATGA